In Curtobacterium sp. L6-1, a genomic segment contains:
- a CDS encoding DNA gyrase/topoisomerase IV subunit B: protein MSSDYSARHLSVLEGLEAVRKRPGMYIGSTDSRGLMHCLWEVIDNSVDEALAGHGDEIGVTLHADGSVEVSDVARGIPVDVEPKTGLTGVEVVFTKLHAGGKFGSGSYAASGGLHGVGASVVNALSERLDVQVDRGGKTYVMSFHRGEPGVFDDSQGIGPDAPFAPFTSGSELRVAGKVKKGVTGTRVRYWADRQIFTKDAAFSTGDLVNRARQTAFLVPGLGLTITDARPASIAAAAERAALAAPAPGAADDAGEDGAAVVRHVEQGPVVERFRYEGGIGEFVEHLSVDGAVTDVWRIQGSGTFKETVPMLDDKGHMVSTEVERSCEVDVALRWGDGYETAFRSFVNIIATPKGGTHQAGFESGLVKAVRAQVEANARKLKVGQDKLEKDDVLAGLTAVLTVRLPEPQFEGQTKEILGTPAVRRIVDSVVAKRMTEILTSTQRTEKAQAALLLEKVVSEMKTRISARAHKETQRRKNALENSSLPTKLADCRSNDVEGTELFIVEGDSALGTAKLARNSEYQALLPIRGKILNVQKASVSDMLSNAECASIIQVIGAGSGRTFELDQARYGKVIIMSDADVDGAHIRTLLLTLFFRYMRPMIEQGRVFAAVPPLHRVVVVNRGKPNDTLYTYSEQELTTLLKKLERSNKKYLEPIQRYKGLGEMDADQLAETTMDRAHRTLRRVNVSDAESAAKVFELLMGNDVAPRKEFILAGEGLDRERIDA from the coding sequence GTGAGCTCCGACTACTCCGCACGGCATCTCTCCGTCCTCGAAGGACTCGAGGCGGTCCGGAAGCGTCCCGGCATGTACATCGGCTCGACGGACTCCCGTGGCCTCATGCACTGCCTGTGGGAGGTCATCGACAACTCCGTCGACGAAGCCCTCGCCGGGCACGGTGACGAGATCGGTGTGACGCTGCACGCCGACGGATCGGTCGAGGTCTCCGACGTCGCCCGTGGCATCCCGGTCGACGTCGAGCCGAAGACCGGACTCACCGGTGTCGAGGTCGTGTTCACCAAGCTCCACGCTGGCGGCAAGTTCGGGTCGGGGTCGTACGCGGCCTCCGGTGGTCTGCACGGTGTCGGGGCCTCGGTCGTGAACGCCCTGTCGGAGCGCCTCGACGTGCAGGTCGACCGGGGCGGCAAGACGTACGTGATGTCCTTCCACCGCGGGGAGCCCGGCGTCTTCGACGACAGCCAGGGGATCGGCCCCGACGCCCCCTTCGCACCGTTCACCTCGGGCAGCGAGCTCCGCGTGGCAGGCAAGGTGAAGAAGGGCGTGACCGGCACCCGGGTGCGCTACTGGGCTGACCGACAGATCTTCACGAAGGACGCCGCGTTCAGCACCGGCGACCTCGTCAACCGCGCCCGCCAGACCGCCTTCCTGGTGCCGGGACTCGGCCTCACCATCACCGACGCCCGTCCCGCGTCCATCGCCGCCGCGGCCGAGCGTGCGGCGCTGGCCGCCCCGGCACCCGGAGCCGCCGACGACGCGGGCGAGGACGGCGCCGCGGTGGTCCGGCACGTCGAGCAGGGCCCGGTGGTCGAGCGTTTCCGGTACGAGGGCGGCATCGGCGAGTTCGTCGAGCACCTCTCGGTCGACGGCGCCGTCACCGACGTGTGGCGCATCCAGGGTTCCGGCACGTTCAAGGAGACCGTGCCGATGCTCGACGACAAGGGGCACATGGTGTCCACCGAGGTCGAGCGCTCCTGCGAGGTCGACGTGGCCCTGCGCTGGGGTGACGGCTACGAGACGGCGTTCCGCAGCTTCGTGAACATCATCGCGACGCCCAAGGGCGGGACGCACCAGGCGGGCTTCGAGTCCGGCCTGGTGAAGGCGGTCCGGGCGCAGGTCGAGGCCAACGCCCGCAAGTTGAAGGTCGGGCAGGACAAGCTCGAGAAGGACGACGTGCTCGCCGGTCTGACGGCGGTGCTCACGGTCCGCCTGCCGGAGCCGCAGTTCGAGGGGCAGACGAAGGAGATCCTCGGCACGCCCGCGGTCCGCCGGATCGTCGACTCGGTCGTCGCGAAGCGGATGACGGAGATCCTGACCTCCACGCAGCGGACCGAGAAGGCGCAGGCGGCCCTGCTGCTCGAGAAGGTCGTCTCCGAGATGAAGACCCGCATCTCCGCCCGGGCCCACAAGGAGACGCAGCGCCGGAAGAACGCGCTCGAGAACTCCTCGCTGCCGACCAAGCTCGCCGACTGCCGGTCGAACGACGTCGAGGGCACCGAGCTCTTCATCGTCGAGGGCGACTCGGCCCTGGGCACCGCGAAGCTCGCCCGCAACAGCGAGTACCAGGCGCTGCTGCCCATCCGCGGCAAGATCCTCAACGTGCAGAAGGCGTCCGTGTCGGACATGCTCTCGAACGCCGAGTGCGCCTCGATCATCCAGGTCATCGGCGCCGGCTCCGGCCGCACGTTCGAGCTCGACCAGGCCCGCTACGGCAAGGTCATCATCATGTCGGACGCCGACGTCGACGGTGCCCACATCCGCACGCTGCTGCTGACGCTGTTCTTCCGGTACATGCGGCCGATGATCGAGCAGGGCCGGGTGTTCGCCGCCGTGCCGCCGCTGCACCGGGTCGTCGTGGTGAACCGCGGGAAGCCGAACGACACGCTCTACACGTACTCCGAGCAGGAACTCACGACCCTGCTGAAGAAGCTCGAGCGCTCGAACAAGAAGTACCTCGAGCCGATCCAGCGCTACAAGGGCCTGGGGGAGATGGATGCCGACCAGCTCGCCGAGACGACGATGGACCGTGCGCACCGGACCCTCCGCCGCGTCAACGTGTCCGACGCGGAGTCCGCGGCGAAGGTGTTCGAGCTCCTCATGGGCAACGACGTCGCTCCGC
- a CDS encoding DUF7455 domain-containing protein: MTQTVQDLSVDELNDHQLTAADRCDSCGAQAYIRATMASGELLFCAHHGAEFKDKLAATALEWHDESSRLHESK, translated from the coding sequence ATGACCCAGACCGTGCAGGACCTCTCCGTCGACGAACTCAACGACCACCAGCTCACCGCAGCCGACCGCTGCGACAGCTGCGGTGCGCAGGCCTACATCCGCGCCACCATGGCCAGTGGTGAACTCCTGTTCTGCGCCCACCACGGCGCTGAGTTCAAGGACAAGCTCGCCGCCACCGCGCTCGAGTGGCACGACGAGTCGTCGCGACTCCACGAGTCCAAGTAG
- a CDS encoding type 1 glutamine amidotransferase: MTADRLTILHVYPRQMGVSGDRGNVAALVRRAEAADIATEVVEYAPGDVLPTTADVVLVGNGPLSAMRSLGPDVARIGAPLREFAVAGIPVVAVGGGFDLATKQVVPTEGAPIDGFGVFDARAVRGAERRVNYFVLETRYPLLPGASTRLAGFEDHAARIELGEGVQPFADVVSGGGNQAGAPVEGAVSGTSFGTHTQGPILPLNPQLTDAVLAAATGRVGRDYTPDAERTATIDRYAREARATIDRYVDKAFKRIA, encoded by the coding sequence ATGACGGCCGATCGCCTGACCATCCTGCACGTCTACCCGCGCCAGATGGGCGTCTCGGGGGACCGCGGCAACGTCGCAGCCCTCGTCCGGCGTGCCGAGGCCGCGGACATCGCGACCGAGGTCGTCGAGTACGCGCCGGGCGACGTCCTGCCCACGACCGCCGACGTCGTCCTGGTCGGCAACGGTCCGCTCAGCGCGATGCGCTCGCTCGGCCCGGACGTCGCCCGCATCGGCGCTCCGCTGCGCGAGTTCGCGGTCGCCGGGATCCCGGTCGTCGCGGTCGGCGGCGGCTTCGACCTCGCCACGAAGCAGGTCGTCCCCACCGAGGGTGCTCCCATCGACGGCTTCGGCGTGTTCGACGCCCGAGCCGTCCGTGGCGCCGAGCGACGGGTCAACTACTTCGTCCTCGAGACCCGGTACCCGCTGCTCCCCGGAGCGTCGACCCGTCTCGCGGGCTTCGAGGACCACGCGGCCCGCATCGAGCTCGGCGAGGGCGTGCAGCCCTTCGCGGACGTCGTCTCCGGCGGCGGGAACCAGGCTGGTGCGCCGGTCGAGGGTGCGGTCTCCGGGACGTCCTTCGGGACGCACACCCAGGGGCCGATCCTGCCGCTCAACCCGCAGCTGACCGATGCCGTCCTCGCCGCGGCGACCGGACGCGTCGGCCGCGACTACACGCCGGATGCCGAGCGCACGGCGACCATCGACCGCTACGCCCGCGAGGCGCGCGCGACGATCGACCGCTACGTCGACAAGGCGTTCAAGCGCATCGCCTGA